In the Alkalibacter saccharofermentans DSM 14828 genome, one interval contains:
- a CDS encoding G5 domain-containing protein, with the protein MNVNLKRLKEAWSGGRNLLIIALLTLAMSAAFIVFQTTERLATIVDGEKTIEYTFRGEKSVKDALLENEISLGEMDEISQPLTDTLENGQEIRISRAKEITVTADGKEYVFFTAQRQVDKIISQLGLRLENLDMVYPNPEDEIDEKFSGEIKITRVVEEVVTEEQPVKYSKVTRNNQTLDKGVVNTVQKGKDGLRSITEKVVYHDGEEYSRTVVEEKMEKEPVEEIQEVGTNVYIATSRGQTRFDQTLYVVATAYCSCSQCTGPGNGTVTASGARTRANHTIAASTQFSFGTEFYIPHFRGNSNRGIFVVEDRGGAIKGNRIDIYFNTHEEAIRFGRRTLKVYVLD; encoded by the coding sequence ATGAATGTTAACTTAAAGAGATTGAAGGAGGCATGGTCAGGCGGCCGTAATCTTTTGATCATCGCATTGCTAACTTTGGCAATGTCAGCAGCATTTATCGTCTTCCAAACAACTGAAAGATTGGCAACAATAGTAGACGGAGAAAAAACTATCGAATATACATTCAGAGGAGAAAAAAGCGTAAAAGATGCGCTTTTGGAAAATGAAATCAGTTTGGGGGAGATGGATGAGATTTCTCAACCATTGACCGACACCTTGGAAAACGGACAGGAGATCAGAATCAGCAGAGCAAAGGAGATAACCGTAACTGCAGATGGAAAGGAATATGTATTCTTTACCGCCCAGCGGCAAGTGGACAAGATAATAAGCCAACTGGGGCTAAGGTTGGAAAATCTGGACATGGTATACCCAAATCCAGAGGATGAGATCGACGAGAAATTCAGCGGGGAAATAAAGATTACTCGGGTAGTGGAAGAAGTCGTAACAGAAGAACAACCGGTTAAATACAGCAAAGTAACTAGAAACAATCAAACTTTAGATAAGGGCGTAGTAAATACCGTCCAAAAAGGAAAAGACGGACTAAGAAGCATTACGGAAAAGGTGGTCTATCACGATGGAGAAGAATATAGCAGAACCGTTGTTGAAGAAAAAATGGAAAAAGAGCCTGTTGAAGAGATTCAGGAGGTAGGAACTAACGTATATATTGCCACTTCAAGGGGACAGACCCGATTTGACCAGACGTTGTATGTAGTTGCAACAGCATATTGTTCCTGCTCACAGTGCACCGGTCCGGGAAACGGAACTGTCACGGCAAGCGGGGCAAGGACTAGAGCAAATCATACCATTGCAGCATCCACTCAGTTTTCCTTCGGCACAGAATTTTACATACCCCATTTCAGAGGAAATTCCAACAGAGGGATTTTCGTGGTTGAAGACCGGGGCGGAGCCATAAAAGGGAACAGGATAGACATATACTTCAACACTCATGAAGAAGCCATAAGATTCGGAAGAAGGACTTTGAAGGTCTATGTACTGGATTGA
- a CDS encoding ATP-binding protein produces MKDPIYNDTLIEFNEKILRRKRIHKQRIDDLYKAMPQLKSLHDGINRAGLKLALSSIPGESHKNLENIKNEIASLKDDERSLLQSKGYPEDYLQYKPACKVCMDEGYVEGKRCNCFNSLLIEKYYDQSNLKNILSKENFDTFKMDYYSGDKGPYPVSPKLQMEKILLESIDFVKNFGEESLNLYFFGDPGLGKTFLSHCIAKELLDKGYVVIYQTASEIMDIVRRSKFSSNPEAYQNHPASYLYTCDLLIIDDLGTETLTEFANNELFTLINKRLKDNKKMIISTNLSVNQLEKRYSTRLASRVIGNFHFLEFFGEDIRMKKADIL; encoded by the coding sequence ATGAAAGACCCTATTTACAATGACACCCTGATAGAATTCAACGAAAAGATACTGCGGCGCAAGCGCATACACAAGCAGCGCATCGACGACCTATACAAGGCCATGCCCCAGCTGAAGTCTCTCCATGACGGAATAAACAGAGCGGGGCTCAAGCTAGCTTTGTCCTCAATTCCCGGTGAGAGTCATAAGAATCTTGAAAATATTAAAAATGAGATAGCTTCCTTAAAAGACGACGAGCGCTCACTTCTTCAATCCAAGGGATATCCGGAGGATTATCTCCAATACAAGCCTGCATGCAAGGTCTGCATGGATGAAGGATATGTGGAAGGGAAAAGATGCAATTGCTTCAATAGCCTGTTAATAGAAAAGTACTACGACCAGTCCAACCTTAAAAACATTCTCTCCAAAGAAAATTTTGATACCTTCAAAATGGATTACTATTCGGGGGACAAAGGACCATATCCTGTTTCTCCGAAGCTTCAGATGGAAAAGATCCTTCTTGAAAGCATCGACTTCGTAAAAAATTTTGGCGAGGAAAGTCTCAACCTTTACTTTTTTGGCGATCCCGGGTTGGGAAAGACATTTTTATCACACTGTATCGCCAAGGAGCTTCTTGATAAAGGTTACGTGGTTATATACCAGACCGCTTCTGAAATCATGGATATCGTAAGGAGAAGCAAGTTTTCATCCAATCCTGAAGCATATCAAAATCACCCCGCAAGCTATCTTTATACCTGTGATCTTTTGATCATAGACGACTTGGGCACCGAAACCCTCACCGAATTTGCCAATAACGAGCTTTTTACCCTCATCAACAAGCGTTTAAAGGACAACAAAAAAATGATTATTTCTACGAACCTTTCAGTTAATCAGCTTGAAAAACGCTATTCAACCAGACTGGCCTCAAGAGTCATTGGAAATTTTCATTTCCTTGAATTTTTTGGAGAAGATATACGCATGAAAAAAGCCGACATTCTTTAG
- a CDS encoding DnaD domain protein: protein MNHFEMIRNNDDLSVTLIENIFINHYMPKAPGDFVKVYLLGLKYCQSNSLSAISDKVIAKSLNLLESDVIKAWRYWESEGIVQVESPAGENTRINYFNIASLMLEGKKLPSKKTEEDKSKNLTREMFKAVEYMFARPLSSKELQTINSWLEDLFFTPELATLLVEYCIGKQKKDFNYMNKVALSWYDKSIRTYDEALAHIDSTNTKWANYYKIMHFLGFNRQPSKAETEYMDKWLDDYKMPLEMIFEGCRKMTGLNKPNFRYLDTVLKSWHEKGYTSPDQVVDDRPATKQSPDQKDSKYDYDLIQKKLREKMWSDKK, encoded by the coding sequence TTGAACCATTTTGAGATGATTCGAAACAACGACGATCTTTCAGTAACTCTGATTGAAAATATTTTCATAAATCACTATATGCCAAAAGCTCCTGGGGATTTTGTGAAAGTCTATCTCCTTGGACTAAAGTATTGCCAAAGCAACAGCCTGTCTGCTATCAGCGACAAGGTCATCGCTAAAAGCCTCAATCTGCTTGAAAGCGACGTTATAAAAGCATGGAGATATTGGGAATCAGAGGGAATAGTACAGGTGGAATCTCCAGCTGGGGAAAATACCAGAATCAACTACTTTAACATCGCATCCTTGATGCTGGAAGGGAAAAAGCTTCCATCCAAAAAAACCGAAGAAGATAAAAGCAAAAATCTTACCCGCGAGATGTTCAAGGCGGTGGAGTACATGTTTGCACGACCGCTCAGCTCCAAGGAGCTTCAAACAATAAACAGCTGGCTGGAAGATTTGTTCTTTACCCCGGAGCTTGCAACTCTTCTTGTAGAGTACTGTATCGGAAAGCAAAAGAAGGACTTCAACTATATGAACAAGGTCGCGCTTTCATGGTACGATAAAAGCATCAGGACATACGACGAGGCATTGGCCCACATCGACTCTACCAATACGAAATGGGCCAATTATTACAAGATAATGCACTTTCTCGGTTTCAACCGCCAGCCCTCCAAGGCCGAAACCGAATATATGGACAAATGGCTTGATGATTACAAGATGCCTCTTGAGATGATATTTGAAGGATGCAGAAAAATGACAGGATTAAACAAGCCAAACTTTCGTTACCTCGACACGGTTTTAAAAAGCTGGCATGAAAAAGGCTACACGAGCCCCGATCAAGTTGTAGATGACAGACCGGCCACCAAGCAGTCTCCAGATCAAAAGGATTCCAAATACGATTACGATCTGATACAAAAAAAATTGCGAGAAAAAATGTGGAGTGATAAAAAATGA
- a CDS encoding UDP-N-acetylglucosamine 1-carboxyvinyltransferase, whose protein sequence is MDRLIIEGGHPLNGEVTIAGAKNAALGLIPAVILSEGVCRLENLPNIKDVNRFIDILGRMGAKVERENGNTVIFDTENVEKFEMLDDETKKMRASYYLIGALLGRFKKVVIPFPGGCNIGVRPIDQHIKGFEALGAKVSLEHGIISAEADELIGAPIYLDVVSVGATINIMLAAVKAKGVTVLENAAKEPHVVDVANFLNLMGANIKGAGTDVIKITGVQKMHGCEYMVIPDQIEAGTYMIAAAATKGDVLVKNVIPKHLESISAKLMEMGAEIIEHDDAVRVIGKEPLKAVNIKTLPYPGFPTDLQQPMAVLMCMAEGTGTITESIFENRFKYVDELIKMGAEILVNGRAAMINGRKKLSGTTLSATDLRAGAAMVIAGLVADGKTEVTELKHLDRGYENMERKLLDLGANIIRIRD, encoded by the coding sequence ATGGATCGTTTGATTATAGAGGGCGGACATCCGCTCAATGGAGAAGTTACGATAGCAGGTGCAAAAAATGCGGCGTTGGGATTGATACCGGCGGTGATTTTGTCTGAAGGAGTATGCAGGCTTGAAAACCTGCCAAATATAAAAGACGTAAACAGATTCATTGACATATTGGGAAGAATGGGCGCCAAAGTGGAAAGAGAAAACGGGAATACCGTGATATTTGACACGGAAAACGTGGAAAAATTCGAGATGCTGGATGATGAAACAAAAAAAATGAGGGCTTCATATTACCTAATAGGTGCATTGTTGGGGAGATTTAAAAAAGTTGTCATTCCATTTCCAGGAGGCTGCAACATAGGAGTCAGGCCTATAGATCAGCACATCAAAGGATTCGAAGCTTTGGGGGCAAAGGTTAGCCTTGAACACGGGATAATCAGCGCAGAGGCTGATGAACTGATAGGAGCTCCGATTTATCTTGATGTAGTCAGCGTAGGAGCCACCATAAATATCATGTTGGCTGCGGTTAAAGCCAAAGGGGTAACGGTGCTTGAAAATGCTGCAAAGGAACCCCATGTAGTCGACGTTGCAAACTTTTTGAACTTGATGGGAGCGAACATAAAAGGCGCTGGAACAGATGTTATAAAAATCACCGGTGTACAAAAGATGCACGGTTGTGAATACATGGTAATACCGGATCAGATTGAGGCAGGCACTTATATGATAGCTGCAGCTGCCACAAAGGGAGACGTTTTGGTCAAGAATGTGATACCAAAACACTTGGAGTCCATTTCGGCGAAATTGATGGAAATGGGAGCTGAGATTATAGAGCATGATGATGCGGTAAGAGTGATAGGCAAGGAACCTCTAAAAGCTGTAAACATAAAGACTTTACCCTACCCAGGTTTTCCTACGGACTTGCAACAACCGATGGCTGTGCTTATGTGCATGGCGGAAGGCACAGGGACCATTACGGAGAGTATCTTTGAAAACAGGTTCAAGTACGTAGACGAGCTTATCAAAATGGGAGCTGAGATACTTGTAAACGGACGAGCAGCCATGATAAATGGAAGAAAAAAACTCTCAGGGACCACTCTAAGCGCTACTGACCTCAGAGCTGGAGCGGCAATGGTAATTGCAGGCCTGGTTGCGGACGGCAAAACTGAGGTGACGGAGCTTAAGCACTTGGACAGAGGATATGAGAATATGGAAAGAAAGCTTCTTGATTTGGGAGCTAATATCATTAGAATAAGAGACTGA
- a CDS encoding MBL fold metallo-hydrolase translates to MKFCSLYSGSSGNSLYVEGSHGRVLIDAGLSGIKISTALKQIESDINTIKGILVSHDHSDHVKGIGVLSRKYDIPLYMNEGTWNAVKDQIGKVKDDNIRLFENEKPIEIEDLIIKAFSIHHDAADPVGFSISSNKTKVSIVTDTGMMDEYIYESIKGSDLVVMESNHDVNMLMAGRYPYFLKKRVAGDKGHLSNECAADTVVKLAVEGLEKVVLAHLSEENNFPQLAMETTNNKLREHKLDDCVCVEVACRFSPGNIYNL, encoded by the coding sequence ATGAAATTTTGCAGTTTATACAGCGGAAGCAGCGGCAACAGCCTTTACGTTGAAGGAAGCCACGGAAGAGTCCTGATAGATGCCGGACTAAGCGGGATAAAAATATCTACCGCTTTAAAACAGATAGAATCCGACATCAATACGATCAAAGGCATCCTAGTGTCCCACGACCATTCAGACCATGTCAAGGGAATAGGCGTGCTGTCAAGAAAATACGACATCCCCCTTTACATGAACGAAGGCACTTGGAATGCAGTCAAAGATCAGATAGGAAAGGTCAAAGATGACAACATAAGGTTGTTTGAAAATGAAAAGCCGATTGAAATTGAAGATCTGATAATCAAAGCCTTTTCAATTCATCACGATGCTGCCGACCCGGTGGGCTTTTCAATAAGCTCAAACAAAACCAAGGTGAGCATAGTCACAGATACTGGGATGATGGATGAATATATTTACGAGAGCATTAAGGGGAGCGATCTGGTTGTAATGGAATCAAACCATGATGTGAACATGCTCATGGCAGGAAGATATCCATATTTTCTTAAAAAAAGAGTGGCAGGAGACAAGGGGCACTTGTCTAATGAATGTGCTGCCGATACCGTGGTGAAACTCGCCGTTGAAGGCTTGGAAAAGGTGGTTCTTGCCCATTTGAGCGAGGAGAACAATTTTCCTCAGCTGGCAATGGAAACCACCAACAACAAGCTTCGGGAGCACAAGCTTGATGATTGCGTCTGTGTAGAGGTAGCCTGCAGATTTTCTCCAGGAAATATCTACAATTTATAA
- a CDS encoding S1C family serine protease, which translates to MDREEDKLGINNEEESHYEYQNDLKPLKKEKNDKSCLKYFAAGLAGAVVGSVIMGYIALSYLDLNTNNQGNFIGNQGNVQQIINTQDNPPTTVEAVAELVTPTVVGITTVEIAQNRFYQQFEQTGIGSGVIVTQDGYILTNQHVVTDNPRSITVSLKDGTSYEGTKIWADADLDLAVIKIEANNLPTAALGDSDDLKVGELAVAIGNPLGLTFERTVTSGIISALNRSIMISPSSIAEDLIQTDASINSGNSGGPLLNRNGEVIGINTYKIDTGEGMGFAIPINVAKPIINQIIRNGEFNPTVMGISCLDREIVRYFGNSDITLKRGILIMEVQQGSGAARAGLLENDIIIQIDGQEVNTMLKLREILYAKQPGQFVEVVYERKGQTHTVSVELSAEIAN; encoded by the coding sequence ATGGATAGAGAAGAAGATAAACTCGGCATCAACAATGAAGAAGAAAGCCATTACGAATACCAAAATGATTTAAAACCGTTGAAAAAAGAAAAAAACGATAAATCGTGCCTTAAGTACTTTGCTGCAGGACTTGCGGGAGCCGTGGTAGGGAGTGTAATCATGGGGTATATCGCCTTGTCTTATTTGGATCTAAATACAAATAACCAAGGAAACTTCATAGGCAACCAAGGAAACGTGCAGCAGATAATAAATACCCAGGACAATCCACCAACTACCGTAGAGGCTGTGGCGGAACTTGTCACGCCTACAGTGGTAGGAATCACTACGGTGGAAATTGCTCAAAACAGGTTCTATCAGCAATTCGAGCAGACGGGAATAGGATCTGGAGTAATAGTGACACAAGATGGATACATACTTACAAACCAGCACGTGGTCACAGACAATCCAAGAAGCATAACGGTATCCCTAAAAGACGGAACGTCCTATGAAGGAACGAAAATTTGGGCAGATGCTGACCTTGATCTTGCGGTAATTAAAATAGAAGCAAACAATCTTCCCACTGCAGCCTTGGGAGATTCAGATGATTTGAAGGTTGGAGAGCTGGCGGTGGCAATTGGGAACCCCTTGGGTCTTACTTTTGAAAGGACGGTGACCTCGGGGATTATAAGCGCTCTTAACAGAAGCATAATGATAAGTCCATCGAGCATTGCTGAGGACCTTATTCAAACGGATGCTTCCATAAACAGCGGCAACAGCGGAGGGCCTCTGTTAAATAGAAACGGAGAAGTAATAGGCATAAATACGTACAAAATCGACACCGGAGAAGGCATGGGTTTTGCGATACCTATCAATGTAGCCAAACCTATAATCAATCAGATAATTAGAAATGGAGAGTTTAATCCCACTGTGATGGGGATAAGCTGTTTGGACAGGGAAATCGTGCGTTACTTTGGAAACAGTGACATAACCTTGAAAAGGGGCATACTGATCATGGAGGTACAGCAGGGTTCCGGAGCCGCTAGAGCAGGACTTTTGGAAAATGACATCATAATCCAGATCGACGGACAAGAAGTTAACACCATGCTCAAACTCCGAGAAATACTCTATGCCAAACAACCGGGGCAGTTCGTAGAGGTTGTTTATGAACGAAAGGGACAAACCCACACTGTAAGCGTGGAACTCTCGGCAGAGATAGCGAATTAA
- a CDS encoding TetR/AcrR family transcriptional regulator, which produces MPKETFYNLSEEKRMKIYQAALDEFSSHPYKQSSVNRIVQKSGIAKGSFYQYFEDKKDLYKYLIDEIYKRKISYLTPALKNPFEMNFFELLRDIYSSGIKFAKENPQLAKIGYYMLNDSGKEIYNEVLDEKKGDGMAIYKTMLELGMKRGDIRDDVNLDMAAYFLFQLGNSISNDFMEFFDTGEQDQVFNLVDGMIDMLKSGIENR; this is translated from the coding sequence ATGCCAAAAGAAACCTTTTACAACTTATCTGAAGAAAAAAGGATGAAGATATATCAGGCTGCCCTGGATGAGTTTTCTTCTCATCCATATAAGCAGTCAAGCGTCAATAGGATCGTCCAGAAATCCGGGATAGCTAAAGGCAGTTTCTATCAGTATTTTGAAGACAAAAAAGATTTATACAAATATCTAATAGATGAAATCTATAAAAGAAAAATCAGCTATCTGACGCCTGCGTTGAAAAACCCATTTGAAATGAATTTTTTTGAACTCTTGCGGGACATATACTCCAGCGGAATTAAGTTTGCCAAAGAGAATCCTCAACTTGCAAAGATAGGATATTATATGCTTAACGATTCGGGCAAGGAAATATATAATGAAGTGCTGGACGAAAAAAAGGGAGACGGCATGGCAATTTACAAAACCATGTTGGAACTCGGGATGAAACGTGGAGACATAAGGGATGATGTGAACCTCGATATGGCAGCCTATTTTTTATTTCAGCTGGGAAACTCCATATCAAATGATTTTATGGAGTTTTTCGATACAGGAGAGCAAGATCAAGTCTTCAACCTGGTGGACGGCATGATTGACATGCTCAAATCGGGCATCGAAAACAGGTGA
- a CDS encoding 3'-5' exoribonuclease YhaM family protein: protein MIEIIPIKDMEYGQSIITFLMIKNVDLKKAKNDSLYLDMMLGDTEGIEASAKLWNADPQMTSFKSGEVVAVDALVQKFNGRLQLRVNKIRRLKEDDEVRIEDFVESAPQAPEEMFAYLEKAIESFENSDIKRITGHLLEKKREKLTYYPAAKTHHHAIKSGLLYHIVTMLKIAQKISPVYDFINEDLLYAGVILHDLSKVDEMDSTELGIVDDYTKEGKLLGHIIQGIKEIDQAASTLGIDEEVKLLLEHMILAHHYHPEYGSPKKPLIPEAELLHYIDLIDARMYAMGKVLKDAEKGSFADKSMTLEGRHMYKSDL, encoded by the coding sequence ATGATTGAAATTATACCTATTAAAGATATGGAATACGGACAGAGCATAATCACCTTTTTAATGATAAAAAACGTTGATTTGAAGAAGGCGAAAAACGATTCCCTGTATCTTGATATGATGCTTGGAGACACTGAAGGAATCGAAGCCAGTGCAAAGCTTTGGAATGCAGATCCCCAGATGACTTCCTTTAAGAGCGGTGAAGTAGTTGCAGTAGATGCCCTTGTACAGAAATTCAACGGCAGGTTGCAGCTGAGAGTCAACAAAATCAGAAGGCTAAAGGAAGACGATGAGGTGAGGATTGAAGACTTCGTTGAGTCTGCCCCCCAGGCTCCGGAAGAGATGTTCGCTTATCTGGAAAAAGCAATAGAGAGCTTTGAAAACAGTGACATTAAAAGAATAACGGGACATCTTCTGGAGAAAAAAAGAGAAAAGCTGACATATTATCCTGCAGCAAAAACCCACCATCATGCGATAAAGTCAGGGCTTTTATACCATATTGTCACGATGCTTAAAATTGCACAGAAAATCTCGCCTGTATATGATTTTATAAATGAGGATCTATTATATGCGGGAGTCATCCTTCACGATCTATCAAAAGTGGACGAGATGGATTCTACAGAGCTGGGCATAGTTGACGACTACACCAAGGAGGGAAAGCTCCTGGGACATATCATTCAGGGAATCAAGGAGATAGACCAGGCGGCGTCAACGCTTGGAATCGATGAAGAGGTCAAGCTGTTGCTGGAGCATATGATATTAGCTCATCACTACCATCCAGAGTACGGAAGTCCCAAAAAACCACTGATTCCCGAAGCGGAGCTGTTGCATTACATCGATCTTATCGACGCTAGGATGTATGCCATGGGCAAAGTCCTTAAGGATGCTGAAAAGGGAAGCTTTGCAGATAAGAGCATGACGCTGGAAGGAAGGCACATGTACAAAAGCGATTTATAA
- the ilvC gene encoding ketol-acid reductoisomerase, producing MSKMYYEQDCNLDALKGKTVAIIGYGSQGHAHALNLKESGVDVIVGLYEGSKSWAKAEKAGLKVDTAANATKAADVIMLLVNDEKQPAIFKESIEPNLTSGKYLAFAHGFNILYNQVAPAKDINVFMVAPKGPGHIVRRMYEEGKGTPCLVAIHQDPSNDTLDIALSYAAGVGGARAGILETTFQEETETDLFGEQAVLCGGVTELMKAGFETLVEAGYQPESAYFECVNEMKLIVDLIAEGGFSQMRYSISDTAEYGDYKIGSRIITDETRKEMKKVLKEIQEGTFAKEWLVENSVNRPYFLAKRRIESEHQVETVGKKLRKMMPWLKSEEE from the coding sequence ATGAGTAAAATGTACTATGAACAAGATTGTAATTTGGATGCTTTAAAAGGAAAGACGGTAGCGATTATCGGTTACGGAAGTCAAGGACACGCACATGCGCTGAACCTTAAGGAAAGCGGCGTGGATGTAATTGTTGGACTATACGAAGGAAGCAAATCTTGGGCGAAAGCTGAAAAAGCTGGTCTTAAAGTGGATACTGCTGCAAACGCAACAAAAGCTGCAGATGTAATAATGCTTTTGGTTAATGACGAGAAGCAGCCTGCAATATTCAAGGAGTCCATCGAACCTAACCTTACCAGTGGAAAGTACCTGGCATTTGCTCACGGATTCAACATTTTATACAACCAGGTAGCTCCTGCAAAAGACATCAATGTATTCATGGTCGCGCCTAAGGGACCTGGACACATCGTTAGAAGGATGTATGAAGAAGGAAAAGGAACTCCTTGCCTGGTAGCGATTCATCAAGACCCAAGCAACGACACTTTGGACATTGCCCTTTCTTATGCGGCAGGAGTTGGTGGAGCAAGAGCAGGAATCTTGGAAACGACGTTCCAAGAAGAGACTGAGACAGATCTTTTTGGAGAGCAAGCAGTTCTTTGTGGAGGCGTGACAGAGCTTATGAAGGCAGGGTTTGAAACTTTGGTTGAGGCAGGATACCAACCTGAGAGTGCTTACTTTGAGTGCGTCAATGAAATGAAGCTGATCGTAGACCTTATAGCTGAAGGAGGATTCAGCCAAATGAGATATTCCATCAGTGATACTGCCGAGTATGGAGATTACAAAATCGGAAGCAGGATCATAACTGATGAGACAAGAAAAGAAATGAAAAAAGTGCTTAAAGAGATCCAAGAAGGAACTTTTGCTAAAGAGTGGTTGGTTGAAAATAGCGTAAACAGACCTTACTTCTTGGCAAAGAGAAGAATCGAAAGCGAGCACCAAGTAGAGACTGTAGGCAAGAAGCTTAGAAAAATGATGCCTTGGCTTAAATCTGAAGAAGAATAA
- the ilvD gene encoding dihydroxy-acid dehydratase, translated as MRSESMKSGVSKAPHRSLLKASGYSDIEINKPLIGIANSFNEIVPGHIELRSIAEAAKKGVLMAGGTPMEFPTIAVCDGIAMNHEGMRYSLPSRELIADSIEIMVKAHGLDGIVLIPNCDKSVPAMLMAAARLNVPAIVVSGGPMLAGKYNGDAADLITVFEGVGAVTTGNMSEEELLELENNACPTCGSCAGMFTANSMNCISEVLGMALPGNGTIPAVYSDRKRLAKASGIKIMELVEKDIKPRDIMTPEAFENAFTVDMALGCSTNTVLHLTAIANEAGVEFDLDKINEISLKTPNLCRLSPAGPYHIQDLYAAGGIMSVMNELDKKNLLNRDLITASAMKIGELYKGREKKGNTIIADIDKPFSETGGIRVLRGNLAPDGAVVKQSAVAKEMMQKSTNAVVFDCEEAAVEAIIAGKIQKGDCVVIRYEGPKGGPGMREMLTPTSTLAGMGLDKDVALVTDGRFSGGTRGAAIGHVSPEASEGGIIGLVEDGDVINIDIINGKLELEVDDKTLEERKQKQAIKSPQAKGCLKRYSDMVTSASTGAIVK; from the coding sequence ATGCGCAGTGAAAGCATGAAAAGCGGAGTATCAAAAGCTCCCCACAGATCGCTGCTGAAAGCAAGCGGTTATAGCGATATTGAGATCAACAAGCCGCTAATAGGGATAGCGAACTCCTTTAATGAGATAGTACCTGGACATATAGAGCTCAGAAGCATTGCTGAAGCAGCTAAAAAAGGCGTGCTAATGGCAGGGGGAACGCCTATGGAATTTCCCACCATCGCCGTGTGTGACGGTATTGCTATGAATCACGAGGGGATGAGATACTCCCTGCCTAGCCGTGAGCTGATTGCAGACAGCATCGAAATCATGGTAAAAGCCCACGGGCTTGACGGAATCGTGTTGATTCCAAACTGCGACAAATCAGTACCTGCCATGCTTATGGCTGCGGCCAGATTAAATGTGCCGGCAATAGTTGTAAGCGGCGGGCCTATGCTTGCGGGAAAATACAACGGAGATGCTGCAGACTTGATAACGGTATTTGAAGGCGTAGGAGCTGTGACGACAGGAAACATGAGCGAAGAGGAGCTTTTAGAGCTTGAAAACAACGCATGTCCAACATGCGGATCATGTGCGGGAATGTTCACTGCGAATTCCATGAACTGCATTAGCGAGGTTCTTGGAATGGCACTTCCTGGCAATGGAACAATACCGGCAGTATATTCGGACAGAAAAAGGCTTGCAAAGGCATCCGGCATAAAGATAATGGAACTCGTGGAAAAAGACATCAAGCCGAGAGACATCATGACACCGGAGGCTTTTGAAAATGCATTTACTGTAGACATGGCCCTGGGTTGTTCTACAAACACAGTTCTTCACCTTACTGCCATTGCAAATGAAGCGGGAGTGGAGTTCGATCTAGACAAGATAAATGAAATCAGTCTTAAAACTCCAAACCTTTGCAGATTGAGCCCGGCAGGACCTTATCACATTCAGGACCTATACGCTGCCGGAGGTATAATGTCGGTTATGAACGAACTCGACAAAAAGAACCTCCTGAACAGAGACTTGATTACAGCAAGCGCTATGAAGATAGGTGAGCTCTACAAGGGAAGAGAAAAAAAGGGAAATACAATCATAGCCGATATAGACAAGCCATTTAGCGAAACTGGAGGCATAAGGGTCCTTAGAGGAAACTTGGCTCCTGACGGAGCAGTTGTAAAACAGTCTGCCGTGGCTAAGGAAATGATGCAAAAATCCACCAATGCGGTGGTGTTTGACTGTGAAGAAGCGGCTGTTGAAGCAATCATTGCAGGAAAGATTCAAAAGGGCGATTGCGTGGTCATCAGATACGAAGGACCTAAAGGCGGTCCCGGCATGAGAGAAATGCTGACCCCTACATCCACCTTGGCGGGAATGGGACTTGATAAGGACGTCGCTTTGGTAACTGACGGAAGATTCTCCGGAGGGACAAGAGGAGCGGCTATCGGACACGTGTCTCCAGAGGCCAGCGAAGGTGGAATCATCGGACTTGTTGAAGACGGTGACGTAATCAATATAGATATCATAAACGGAAAGCTGGAACTTGAAGTTGACGATAAGACGCTGGAAGAAAGGAAACAAAAGCAGGCGATAAAATCACCGCAGGCTAAAGGGTGTTTGAAAAGATATTCGGACATGGTAACCTCGGCTTCCACCGGCGCAATCGTGAAATAA